The genome window AGCGACATCGTCGGCAAGCGAGGTGAGCGGGTTTTGCACGACCGAAACGGCGACCCCCTTGGCTTGCAGAAGCGGCACGACCTTGGCCCAATCGGAGCCGTCGGCGAATGCGCCGTGTACGATGACCACCGAAGGCGTTGTATCTTGGGCCTGGCTGATACCGGCGGCCAATGTGCTTGCAAGGGCGAAGGCGACGGTGACGGCTTTTGATCTGAATGTTTTCATGGGATGAACTCCTGTGTGGGAGCTCAATTCTGCTGACTGGCCTGCTTCGTGGGCATCGGTCATTTATCCGACCCCAAGGCATTTTCATGGATAGTGCGTTGCAACTGGACATTTCATTGAGCGCAGCGCTGCAGGCGATCGGCCAGGTCGGGGACCTCAGCATGGGCCAGCCACTCGGGCATTCGCGACGCGTTGCCGCACTGGCGCGCAGTCTGGCGCAGGCCTCACACGGCGATGGCGAGCACCTGAAGGTGGCGGAGCAGGTCGCCTTGCTGCGCTGGTCCGGCTGCACCGCCAACGCCGAAGGGTTTGCGGATCTGCTCGGTGATGACGTCGACGGCCGCCGTGCGATGCTCGACCTGACCCTGAGCAAAGAGGCCATGAACGCGGTGCATCAGGCGACCCCGCTGGCCGTCGTGCACTGCGAGGTCTCCGGCGAAGTCGCGAAAACCCTCGAACTGGGGGCCGCTGTCGAGGCAGGCTTGTGCCGCGTATTCGAAACCTACGATGGGACTGGCCGGCCGCTGGGCTTGACCCATGAGCACATTCCGGAGGTCGCCTATCAGGTGGTGCTTGCCGGTGATCTGGACATTCTCAGTCGAGCACATGGCTTGGACGCGGCGCTGCGCTGGATCCGCGACCAGTCGGATCGGCGCTATCCCGCTGCCCTCGCGTCGTTGCTCATGGATAACGCCAGGGCGTGGCTGGCAGACCTGGATGGTCGCTCTCAAAACCCGGTCCATGGGGAGGCCGAACGCTCCGTCTCGCTGACCTTGGTGGGGGACGTGATTGACTTGAAGCTACCCTGGCTGGCGGGGCATTCGCGGCGGGTGGCGCATGTCGCCATGGAGGCTGCACGCTTGTGGGGGCTAGGTGAACCCACCCTGACAGCGCTCGGAAAGGCGGCGCTTGTCTACGGTCTGGGTCGGGCAGCCGTTTCCAACCAACTCTGGAACACCGCCGGGGCGCTGCCTTATAGCGCCGCGGAGCGGGTGCACCTGGTTCCCTACTGGACGCAACAGGCGCTGAGGCCTATCGGTGAACTGGCCGTGCCTGCCGAGATTGCCGCCCATGCCTACGAACGGCTCAACGGCAGTGGCTACTTTCGAGGTGTGATGGGGGATGCGCTGTGTGCCGAGCATCGGCTGCTAGCCACTTCCGTAGCCTGGGTCGCACTCAGGGAAGCCAGGCCCTGGAGGGCGGCCCACGGCGAATCGGAGGCGGCCAGACTGCTGGAGCAGGATGCCGCCCGTGGCTTGTTCGACAAGGCTGTGTGCGAAGCGGTTATCGCCGCTGCACGTGGCGAGCGTCGGACTCATCAGCCGAAGAGTTCGTTACTCACCGCACGGGAGTGTCATGTGCTCCTGGAAATCAGCCGTGGCGCCAGTAACAAGCAGGTGGCGCGGCTGCTGGACATCAGTCCGAGCACCGTTCGCACACACATGGAAAGCATATTTCGCAAACTGGAATGCTCGACCCGAGCTGCCGCGACCCTGAAGGCATTGACGCTGGGCTTGATCTCCTGATACCAAGGCGCGCAGGTTGAACATTCGAAGCTCGGCAACAGGAGGTCCGGCAGGCCTTCTCCTTTGACGTTCAACCTCGTACGGGGGAGGTCCGCGACCTGCGTGTGTTCGCTTTTGGTGTTATTGAAAGTCATTATCATTTGATATATTCTCGCGACTCCTCCTCGCTTGAGTCGCTTGCGTGTCCAGGCCATCCGATCCTCATTCCACCGACGGCCAGTTCGAGAGCCATTCGAGTGAACTGCTGCGCTTCCTCACACGGCAGGTGAAGTGCGCAGAACTGGCGGCCGACCTGCGCCAGGAGACTTGGTTGCGCTTTCGCCGGCGCGAGTCCGAGCAAGAGATCGGCAATCTTCGTGCGTTCCTCTATCGCATCGCGCGCAACCTGATCATCGACTACCGCCGTCAGCAAAAATCCCGCCCCGTCGAGGAGGAGATATCCATCGAATTGGTCAGTGCCCAGCCGGGTCCGGAGCGAGCGGCAAGCGACGCCCAGCGCCTGGAGCGACTGCAGCGCGTGGTCCAGGATTTGCCACCGCACCTGCGCCAGGCGTTGTTGTGGAATCGCCTGGACGGGCTGACCCAGCGTGAGATCGGCGAGCGCCTGGGGGTCTCGGAAAGCATGGCCGGACGCTATATCCTGAAGGCCCTCGAACACTGCCAGCAACAGATGGACCCGCAGCCGTGAATCATCCTTCGCTTCTCGATCAGGCCCGGCAATGGCAGGTGCTGCTGCATTCTGGCCGCGCCACCGCTGCCGATCGCGCTGCCGCGCAGGCCTGGCGTCAGGCGGCGCCCGAGCACGAGCAGGCGTTGCGTGAGGTGGAAGGGCTGTGGTCGTTGCTCGGCCAGATAGAACGTCCGGCCGAGCAGCCTCAGGTGCGCGTGCTGCGTCGTCGTCGACAGTGGGCGGCTCCACTGGCCTGCGCTGCGATGCTGTTGCTCGCCCTGTGGCTACCGCGCGGCACCTGGATTGGCCTGTATGCCGATATCAGCACCCAGCCGGGGGAGGTGCGCGAGGTGCGTCTGGCCGATGGTTCGCTGTTGACCCTCAACGGCGATTCGGCGCTGGACTGGCAGTTTGTCGAGGGTCGCCGTGAGGTCAGGCTGTACCGCGGTGAGGCGGATTTCCAGGTCGCCCATGACCCGACCCGGCCGTTCATTGTCAGGGCCGGCGAGGCGCGCATTCGCGTCACCGGCACGCGCTTCGATGTGCGTCTGGAGGAGGGCGGTGTCGACCTTGCGGTAAGCGAG of Pseudomonas fluorescens contains these proteins:
- a CDS encoding HD domain-containing phosphohydrolase, encoding MDSALQLDISLSAALQAIGQVGDLSMGQPLGHSRRVAALARSLAQASHGDGEHLKVAEQVALLRWSGCTANAEGFADLLGDDVDGRRAMLDLTLSKEAMNAVHQATPLAVVHCEVSGEVAKTLELGAAVEAGLCRVFETYDGTGRPLGLTHEHIPEVAYQVVLAGDLDILSRAHGLDAALRWIRDQSDRRYPAALASLLMDNARAWLADLDGRSQNPVHGEAERSVSLTLVGDVIDLKLPWLAGHSRRVAHVAMEAARLWGLGEPTLTALGKAALVYGLGRAAVSNQLWNTAGALPYSAAERVHLVPYWTQQALRPIGELAVPAEIAAHAYERLNGSGYFRGVMGDALCAEHRLLATSVAWVALREARPWRAAHGESEAARLLEQDAARGLFDKAVCEAVIAAARGERRTHQPKSSLLTARECHVLLEISRGASNKQVARLLDISPSTVRTHMESIFRKLECSTRAAATLKALTLGLIS
- a CDS encoding FecR family protein, translating into MNHPSLLDQARQWQVLLHSGRATAADRAAAQAWRQAAPEHEQALREVEGLWSLLGQIERPAEQPQVRVLRRRRQWAAPLACAAMLLLALWLPRGTWIGLYADISTQPGEVREVRLADGSLLTLNGDSALDWQFVEGRREVRLYRGEADFQVAHDPTRPFIVRAGEARIRVTGTRFDVRLEEGGVDLAVSEGRVLASSEGREPLPVVGGQQVQWRGGALQAPQALDARQRLGWQRGKLVFRDQPLEQVFAELERSQSARVLFVDEDARRLQVTGVFALDDPQAVLSAVETTLPVRLVRLPGLILVTSRR
- a CDS encoding RNA polymerase sigma factor, yielding MSRPSDPHSTDGQFESHSSELLRFLTRQVKCAELAADLRQETWLRFRRRESEQEIGNLRAFLYRIARNLIIDYRRQQKSRPVEEEISIELVSAQPGPERAASDAQRLERLQRVVQDLPPHLRQALLWNRLDGLTQREIGERLGVSESMAGRYILKALEHCQQQMDPQP